Proteins encoded by one window of Vibrio algicola:
- the acpP gene encoding acyl carrier protein, translated as MSNIEERVRKIIIEQLGVDEAEVKNEASFVDDLGADSLDTVELVMALEEEFDTEIPDEEAEKITTVQAAIDYVNSAQ; from the coding sequence ATGAGCAACATCGAAGAACGCGTAAGAAAAATCATTATTGAACAACTAGGTGTAGATGAAGCAGAAGTGAAAAATGAAGCTTCTTTCGTTGATGATCTAGGTGCTGATTCATTAGATACAGTAGAGCTAGTAATGGCTTTAGAAGAGGAATTCGATACTGAAATCCCTGATGAAGAAGCAGAAAAAATTACTACTGTTCAAGCTGCGATCGACTACGTAAACAGCGCACAGTAA